The following are from one region of the Paenibacillus protaetiae genome:
- a CDS encoding Ger(x)C family spore germination protein, which yields MKVKQWLCAGMIAAMVVLTAGCWDLIELNRSVLLTGVAFEPGTKKPMKVTYELINSAEGNGSNESKGQGTTVVFTSEGNTIEEATYRINEKSERILITSHIRVIIIDEKLARNGLDKFIDIIQRSRYVREDVIILIAKGVPAADLLKTLYPGEQYASSKIQSQVQNFYRVWGGIPESRLYQISRSTLTEGYALTLGAVTLTGDPKAGQTMDELKEINPHANVKILGAAVFKDQKLVGYLNIEQTRAINIIQNKLDSTSLTVPLDQPNTFVSLEVDHTHTKTHIRKKGERFEISLKVDVEGIVSSLDENIPLDKVKGFAELEERASQYLEKQLESAIRSVQKNEKADVFGFGQQYYRRHNKQFKKVKNWDQAFSQAKIHVDANFHITRSDLKVRRLNKEQAGS from the coding sequence ATGAAAGTAAAACAATGGCTATGCGCCGGTATGATTGCAGCGATGGTCGTATTGACGGCAGGCTGCTGGGATTTGATCGAGCTGAACCGTTCCGTCCTGCTTACCGGCGTCGCGTTCGAGCCGGGGACTAAAAAACCGATGAAAGTGACCTATGAGCTAATCAACTCCGCCGAGGGCAACGGCTCCAATGAAAGCAAAGGCCAAGGGACAACCGTTGTCTTCACGAGCGAGGGCAATACGATTGAGGAAGCCACTTACCGGATTAACGAAAAATCAGAACGGATACTGATTACTTCCCATATTCGCGTCATTATTATTGACGAGAAGCTTGCGCGTAACGGCTTGGACAAGTTTATCGACATCATCCAGCGTTCGCGGTATGTACGGGAAGATGTCATTATTCTCATTGCAAAGGGCGTGCCGGCAGCCGATCTGCTTAAGACGTTATATCCGGGCGAACAATATGCAAGCAGCAAAATCCAGTCGCAGGTCCAAAACTTTTATCGCGTGTGGGGCGGCATCCCGGAAAGCCGTCTCTATCAAATCTCCCGGTCGACCTTAACGGAAGGATATGCGCTGACACTAGGCGCAGTGACGCTCACCGGAGACCCGAAAGCCGGCCAGACCATGGATGAGCTTAAAGAAATCAACCCTCATGCCAATGTGAAAATTTTGGGGGCAGCCGTATTCAAAGATCAAAAGCTGGTTGGTTATTTGAACATCGAGCAGACGAGAGCCATTAACATTATCCAAAATAAATTAGATTCGACATCGTTAACGGTGCCACTTGACCAGCCGAATACATTTGTGTCGCTGGAAGTGGACCATACCCATACGAAAACGCATATCCGGAAGAAAGGGGAACGTTTTGAAATCTCTCTGAAGGTGGATGTGGAAGGAATCGTTTCCAGCCTGGATGAAAATATTCCGCTTGATAAAGTAAAAGGATTTGCCGAATTGGAAGAACGTGCATCCCAATATTTGGAGAAGCAGCTCGAATCTGCAATCCGGTCTGTGCAGAAAAATGAAAAAGCGGACGTATTCGGCTTCGGCCAGCAGTATTACCGCCGCCATAACAAACAGTTTAAAAAAGTGAAGAATTGGGATCAGGCATTCTCTCAAGCCAAAATTCATGTAGATGCCAATTTCCACATTACGCGGTCGGATTTGAAAGTGCGCAGATTAAATAAGGAGCAAGCCGGTTCCTAA
- a CDS encoding spore germination protein: MTAATGQPQGGNYSLAYVQTMMQQAFGNSVDLIMNPLNIRGEYALLCYLDTMTNSEYVMDNVLKPITAADQSMDFNVSDNKLDYIKRTYLSAVAGQIIQDRSQLAAMLLQGDAALLLEGSPDILLLHVKQLTSRAVDEPSTQNVVRGPKEAFSESATTNISLIRRRINNESLRFEKHVIGSKTKTHLYLAYLDGEVESNVVQQIRDKLCNSNMIGIFDSGNMEKLFSPKGFLLFPTTYNSERPDSVCSCLLDHRVAVIVDGSPFVLTVPAVLSDFFKSPEDQYQWFMFGAVIRLMRYVAFMLSLCLPAFYVAITCFHQELIPTSLLASIAAQREGIPFPTVVEVILMEFTFEVLREASTRMPRIIGPSIAIAGAVVLGEAVVQAGLVSNINVIVVAFTAISGYVAPVYTFGSNIRLFRHMLIILSSVLGLFGVVCGIAFMLIHLSRIETFGVPYLPLFSQPARRKAS, from the coding sequence ATGACTGCCGCAACAGGACAGCCGCAAGGCGGCAATTATTCGCTGGCTTATGTGCAAACGATGATGCAGCAAGCATTCGGAAACAGCGTAGATCTCATTATGAATCCGCTCAATATTCGCGGAGAATACGCGCTGTTATGTTATTTGGATACGATGACCAATTCCGAATACGTTATGGATAATGTGCTCAAGCCCATTACGGCAGCCGATCAATCCATGGATTTTAATGTATCGGACAACAAGCTGGATTACATTAAAAGAACCTATTTGAGCGCGGTTGCCGGGCAAATCATTCAAGACCGCAGCCAGTTGGCCGCTATGCTGCTCCAAGGCGATGCCGCGCTGCTGCTTGAAGGCAGCCCCGATATTTTGCTGCTGCATGTCAAGCAGCTGACTTCACGGGCTGTTGACGAGCCTTCGACCCAGAACGTGGTTAGAGGCCCGAAGGAAGCTTTCTCGGAATCGGCAACGACTAATATCAGCTTGATCCGCAGACGCATTAATAATGAAAGCTTGCGTTTTGAGAAGCATGTCATTGGCTCCAAAACGAAAACGCATCTTTATTTGGCTTATTTAGACGGGGAAGTGGAATCGAATGTTGTGCAGCAAATCCGGGACAAGCTTTGCAACAGCAATATGATTGGCATATTTGACTCGGGGAATATGGAAAAGCTGTTCAGCCCCAAAGGTTTTTTATTGTTTCCGACTACGTATAACAGCGAACGTCCGGATTCGGTTTGCTCCTGCCTGCTTGACCACCGGGTTGCCGTTATAGTGGACGGAAGCCCGTTTGTGCTGACGGTTCCTGCCGTGTTAAGCGATTTTTTCAAATCGCCGGAGGATCAATATCAATGGTTCATGTTTGGCGCAGTCATTCGCTTGATGAGATACGTTGCGTTTATGCTTTCGTTATGCTTGCCGGCTTTTTACGTGGCGATCACCTGCTTTCATCAGGAGCTCATTCCAACGTCGCTGCTTGCCAGCATAGCGGCGCAAAGGGAGGGCATCCCCTTCCCGACCGTAGTGGAAGTAATTCTGATGGAATTTACATTTGAAGTTTTGCGGGAAGCGAGCACCCGCATGCCGCGCATTATCGGCCCTTCCATTGCCATTGCCGGCGCGGTTGTATTAGGCGAAGCTGTCGTACAAGCAGGGCTTGTCTCTAACATTAACGTCATTGTGGTCGCTTTTACGGCCATTTCGGGTTATGTCGCTCCGGTTTATACATTTGGTTCGAACATCCGGCTGTTCCGCCATATGCTAATTATACTCAGCTCCGTACTGGGATTATTTGGCGTCGTTTGCGGCATTGCGTTTATGCTGATCCATCTGTCCAGAATTGAAACATTTGGCGTGCCGTATCTGCCGCTATTTTCCCAGCCGGCAAGGAGGAAGGCTTCATGA
- a CDS encoding GerAB/ArcD/ProY family transporter yields MTPVPMTSKLNALHTFALLFAFLLGTSIIFGTPKVVYDTWMVDLTALLPSVLLFLLFAGMISLGKNKSLYALFIRAWGNWVGSLLIACYVTYFIYIATRNVRDMLELVLTSLLHDTPTHVLAAVFVLLSVYAAAGGVRVIGRLAVMVACMVMLFFFALGIMLYFSRSIDIERIFPVLSQGMGPVVKSAFTNSIWYPYGEMIVFLALFPKIGDAKQFRKIGLIALLSTAAVLTFSDLLQIYALGIENQRFSVFALLDAARLINLFDFITRMDALVALMIIFGVLIKCSVFIYAGARGASFLFHRRSQNFQLPLALLIGASSILVTKNTAEHVEEGLKYVIYWLHIPLQLVIPSITILVYKIRYRKGRATT; encoded by the coding sequence GTGACTCCTGTACCGATGACCTCCAAGCTGAACGCGCTCCATACGTTTGCGTTACTGTTTGCTTTTCTCCTCGGAACGTCCATTATTTTCGGTACGCCCAAAGTTGTCTATGACACATGGATGGTTGATTTGACTGCTTTACTTCCTTCCGTCCTGCTGTTTCTGCTTTTTGCCGGGATGATTTCGCTGGGGAAAAATAAAAGTTTATATGCTTTATTCATTCGGGCATGGGGGAACTGGGTCGGCAGCCTGCTTATTGCCTGCTATGTGACTTATTTCATCTATATCGCGACGCGAAACGTGAGAGATATGCTGGAGCTGGTGCTAACCTCTCTGCTTCATGATACCCCGACGCATGTATTGGCAGCGGTTTTTGTATTGCTCAGCGTTTATGCGGCGGCCGGAGGGGTACGGGTCATTGGGAGGCTGGCCGTTATGGTTGCGTGCATGGTGATGCTTTTTTTCTTTGCTCTTGGCATTATGCTCTATTTCAGCAGATCAATTGATATTGAACGGATATTTCCCGTTTTATCGCAAGGCATGGGGCCGGTGGTCAAGTCCGCTTTTACAAATTCGATCTGGTATCCGTATGGGGAAATGATTGTGTTTCTGGCGTTATTTCCAAAGATCGGGGATGCCAAGCAATTTCGGAAAATCGGTTTAATCGCATTACTCAGCACAGCTGCGGTGCTGACGTTCTCCGACTTGCTCCAAATTTATGCGCTGGGCATCGAGAACCAGCGATTTTCGGTTTTTGCCTTGCTGGATGCAGCCAGACTTATTAACTTGTTTGATTTCATTACCCGGATGGACGCGCTGGTCGCGCTTATGATTATTTTCGGCGTGCTGATCAAATGCTCTGTTTTTATATACGCAGGCGCACGCGGCGCCTCCTTTTTATTCCATAGGCGTTCCCAAAATTTTCAGCTGCCGCTTGCTTTGCTCATTGGCGCCTCCTCCATTCTCGTAACGAAAAACACGGCCGAGCATGTGGAAGAAGGCCTTAAGTATGTTATTTACTGGCTGCACATCCCGCTGCAGCTGGTCATCCCCTCGATCACGATTCTGGTGTACAAAATCCGGTACCGAAAGGGGCGCGCAACAACATGA
- a CDS encoding WD40/YVTN/BNR-like repeat-containing protein, giving the protein MKKWKVIIAATAMAAAVTAAVPMSQSAASPAGLFSGTPAGGDSYHFSAIQFLSSTTGRAAGNGFIVGTSDAGSSWQPIYKGTWQFSELDFINNTTGWALAKSDAVGPNALIYTKDGGSTFTKIKTGDLKLLHVDFKDANNGFGYNFAFAYRTSDGGKSWTQIPTPPNTRYADFQDTNNGWTLVVVPGFGYKLYETANGGKSWTMKLSVKSDEVTGGQLAVKGREVWAAFNGGAGMSQQSYSVYASADNGADWRKVISQSTAGGGPAPGGAQGIASEGPASPGGHPGNLELIDGAAVLAGYSPAGGVIGVGRSLDSGKSWTNLPAVPGFQSIISFTSQTSGWMADTSITQPAVYRTKDGGKSWTNVLTIPAR; this is encoded by the coding sequence ATGAAGAAGTGGAAAGTCATCATCGCAGCAACCGCAATGGCTGCTGCAGTTACAGCAGCAGTCCCTATGTCTCAATCGGCTGCATCGCCTGCCGGCTTATTCAGCGGCACGCCTGCCGGAGGAGACAGTTATCATTTCAGCGCCATCCAATTTCTGAGCAGCACGACGGGCCGTGCCGCCGGCAACGGCTTTATCGTAGGCACCTCGGATGCCGGAAGCAGCTGGCAGCCGATTTATAAAGGCACCTGGCAGTTTTCCGAGCTGGATTTTATCAATAATACGACAGGCTGGGCGCTTGCCAAATCCGATGCAGTCGGGCCTAACGCGCTGATTTATACGAAGGACGGGGGAAGCACGTTTACGAAAATAAAAACGGGTGACCTGAAGCTGCTTCACGTCGATTTTAAAGATGCGAACAACGGGTTTGGCTATAACTTTGCGTTCGCTTACCGGACGTCGGACGGAGGGAAGAGCTGGACTCAAATCCCGACGCCTCCAAATACGCGGTATGCGGATTTTCAGGATACAAACAACGGCTGGACACTGGTAGTCGTGCCGGGCTTTGGCTACAAGCTGTACGAGACGGCTAATGGCGGAAAGTCATGGACGATGAAGTTGTCGGTTAAATCCGATGAAGTAACGGGAGGCCAGCTGGCAGTCAAAGGAAGAGAAGTATGGGCGGCGTTTAACGGCGGCGCCGGAATGTCGCAGCAGTCTTATTCGGTTTATGCATCTGCCGATAACGGCGCTGACTGGCGTAAAGTGATCAGCCAGTCAACTGCCGGGGGCGGACCCGCTCCAGGCGGTGCGCAAGGAATTGCCAGTGAAGGCCCCGCTTCTCCCGGCGGACATCCCGGCAATTTGGAGCTGATTGACGGAGCGGCCGTATTGGCAGGCTACTCGCCGGCCGGAGGCGTCATTGGGGTTGGCCGTTCGCTTGACAGCGGCAAAAGCTGGACCAATCTTCCGGCGGTTCCGGGCTTCCAAAGCATCATTTCGTTTACCAGCCAGACTAGCGGCTGGATGGCGGATACAAGCATCACACAGCCGGCGGTATACCGGACGAAAGACGGCGGCAAAAGCTGGACCAATGTGCTGACCATTCCGGCACGGTAG
- a CDS encoding FadR/GntR family transcriptional regulator, with amino-acid sequence MLQKTNRLTLVEQVAHQLEALIESGNWEVGKRIPPEPELMEQLAVSRNTLREAIRALTHAGLLTTRQGDGTYVSASSALGPMLQKRISRTDALETLEVRQALEREAAYLAAQRRSEQDLLDMRRCLEERQAAIHDRNDEGYAYWDVRFHMAVVAAAGNRLLQDLYSHITEGMRAAVLEVYGLNNSDYFEHTHELLYQAIADQHAEKAVEAVQLYINESKKHL; translated from the coding sequence TTGCTGCAAAAAACCAATCGTCTTACGCTTGTCGAACAAGTCGCCCACCAGCTGGAGGCGTTAATTGAATCGGGAAACTGGGAGGTCGGCAAACGAATTCCGCCTGAACCCGAGCTGATGGAACAGCTTGCAGTCAGCCGCAATACGCTTCGTGAAGCCATCCGTGCACTGACCCATGCCGGCCTGTTGACTACCAGGCAAGGCGACGGCACATACGTGTCTGCATCAAGCGCATTAGGGCCGATGCTTCAAAAACGTATATCGCGCACCGATGCGCTGGAGACACTGGAAGTACGCCAAGCGCTGGAGCGGGAAGCGGCTTACCTCGCTGCGCAGCGCCGTTCAGAGCAGGATCTGCTCGATATGCGGCGCTGTCTGGAAGAGAGGCAGGCTGCGATTCATGACCGGAATGATGAAGGATATGCCTATTGGGACGTACGTTTCCACATGGCGGTCGTGGCGGCAGCCGGCAACAGGCTGCTTCAAGATTTGTACAGCCATATTACCGAAGGGATGCGCGCGGCTGTTCTGGAAGTATACGGATTAAACAATTCCGACTACTTCGAGCATACGCATGAACTGCTGTATCAAGCCATAGCAGACCAGCATGCGGAGAAAGCGGTTGAAGCAGTTCAGCTCTACATCAATGAATCGAAAAAACATCTATAG
- a CDS encoding CynX/NimT family MFS transporter codes for MHPLQREAAGPDTQKQAGALFLMLSIMLIASNMRAPLTSVGPLISDIKADTGMSSSLAGLITTVPLLAFALLSPFAPRIAQKYGTERTILYAMIALVIGTVCRFAPGTPALFGGTVIIGLAIALFNVLLPSLVKRDFARQAGLATGLYSVSMNLCGALASGISVPLAQNAGLGWRGAIGCWLILAAAAFLLWLPRMSRPALSVSVSQRNTGGLWRSPLAWQVTAFMGLQSLIFYILVAWLPEILASRGLSADTAGWMLSLLQFSMLPFTFIVPIIAGKMHNQRVLVIVTAALYVFSLLGFMFSSTTLIPVWSVLIGIAGAFSFSLAMIFFNLRTKTAQEAAQLSGMAQSVGYLLAALGPLLFGLLHDAAHNWSAPLLILIAASLLIFIFGMGAARNRYVR; via the coding sequence ATGCACCCATTACAACGAGAGGCGGCCGGGCCAGACACGCAGAAACAAGCCGGCGCCTTGTTCTTGATGCTCAGCATCATGCTCATTGCTTCCAACATGCGGGCACCGCTTACTTCTGTAGGCCCGCTTATCTCTGACATTAAAGCCGACACCGGCATGAGCAGCTCGCTGGCCGGCCTGATTACAACCGTCCCGCTGCTAGCATTTGCGCTGCTGTCTCCTTTTGCCCCGCGGATCGCGCAAAAATACGGCACGGAACGCACGATCTTGTATGCCATGATTGCGCTCGTTATCGGGACGGTGTGCCGCTTTGCGCCAGGAACGCCGGCCCTGTTCGGCGGAACGGTCATTATCGGCCTGGCCATTGCCTTATTTAATGTATTGCTGCCAAGCCTGGTCAAACGCGATTTTGCCCGCCAGGCCGGCCTTGCGACCGGCTTATATTCCGTATCCATGAATCTGTGCGGCGCTTTAGCTTCCGGCATCAGCGTCCCGCTCGCGCAAAACGCCGGGCTTGGCTGGCGGGGAGCGATCGGCTGCTGGCTCATCTTGGCTGCTGCCGCATTCCTGTTATGGCTGCCGCGGATGAGCCGCCCTGCTTTATCCGTGTCCGTTTCGCAGCGCAATACCGGCGGATTATGGCGGTCGCCTCTTGCTTGGCAAGTAACCGCCTTTATGGGGCTGCAGTCGCTGATCTTCTATATTCTTGTCGCATGGCTGCCGGAAATTCTTGCAAGCCGAGGTCTCAGTGCGGATACAGCAGGCTGGATGCTGTCGCTTCTCCAGTTTTCCATGCTGCCGTTTACGTTTATCGTACCGATCATTGCAGGCAAAATGCACAACCAGCGTGTGCTGGTCATCGTCACAGCAGCCTTATACGTATTCAGCTTGCTAGGTTTTATGTTCAGCAGCACAACGCTTATCCCGGTCTGGTCCGTACTGATCGGCATTGCCGGCGCTTTTTCCTTCAGCCTCGCGATGATCTTTTTCAACTTGCGCACCAAAACAGCGCAAGAAGCGGCGCAGCTGTCAGGAATGGCGCAGTCGGTTGGCTATCTGCTCGCCGCGCTTGGCCCGCTGCTATTTGGCCTGCTTCATGATGCAGCCCATAACTGGAGCGCTCCGCTCCTTATTCTTATTGCGGCAAGCCTGCTCATCTTTATCTTCGGCATGGGAGCCGCACGCAACCGCTACGTCCGGTAA
- a CDS encoding threonine aldolase family protein: MSEHKKSLTEVFNASPYPLAGHGKRNMQVLKNVFEQIDGSTDSDMYGKGAVIEQFEQRMAAYLGKPSAVFFPSGTMAQQIALRLWSDEAGNPKVAYHPLCHLEIHEQDGLRQLHRLEPVLLADKDRLITLEDVKQLQEPIACLLLELPQREIGGQLPSFEELAELSAYCRANGIKLHLDGARLFEVTPYYGKSAAEICELFDSVYVSFYKGIGGIAGAVLAGETPFTEQSKVWKRRHGGDLISLYPYIVSSEHYFNERIGKMALYYEQAVELASLYNEIEGVSTRPEVPVSNMFHVHIQYGKEQTEAVLAEVCSETGVGLSSYARELGERQCYYEVSIGDRYSLAPKADVQKAFQLLGEKLSKLSR; the protein is encoded by the coding sequence ATGAGTGAACATAAGAAGTCCTTAACGGAAGTTTTTAATGCCAGCCCGTACCCGCTGGCCGGCCACGGCAAACGGAATATGCAAGTGTTGAAGAACGTATTCGAGCAGATCGACGGCAGTACGGACAGCGACATGTACGGGAAAGGGGCGGTTATCGAACAGTTCGAGCAGCGCATGGCTGCTTATTTAGGCAAGCCTTCGGCGGTATTTTTCCCTAGCGGCACCATGGCGCAGCAAATTGCGCTTCGCCTATGGAGCGATGAGGCAGGCAACCCGAAGGTGGCGTATCATCCGCTTTGCCATCTGGAAATTCATGAGCAGGACGGCTTGCGCCAGCTGCATCGGCTGGAGCCGGTATTGCTGGCGGACAAAGACCGGCTAATTACGCTGGAAGATGTGAAGCAGCTGCAAGAGCCTATTGCTTGCCTGCTGCTGGAGCTGCCGCAGCGTGAAATCGGCGGCCAGCTGCCAAGCTTCGAGGAACTGGCGGAGCTGTCCGCTTATTGCAGAGCGAATGGCATCAAGCTGCATTTGGACGGAGCGCGTTTGTTTGAGGTGACGCCGTATTACGGCAAATCGGCTGCCGAAATATGCGAATTGTTCGATAGCGTATACGTGTCCTTTTATAAAGGAATCGGCGGCATCGCCGGTGCGGTTCTGGCGGGGGAAACGCCGTTTACCGAGCAGTCGAAGGTGTGGAAAAGACGGCATGGCGGCGATTTGATCAGCCTGTATCCGTATATTGTAAGCTCGGAGCATTATTTTAATGAACGGATCGGAAAGATGGCGCTTTATTATGAGCAAGCCGTTGAACTGGCGTCCTTGTATAATGAAATCGAAGGCGTGAGTACACGTCCAGAAGTGCCGGTGTCCAATATGTTCCATGTCCATATTCAATATGGCAAGGAACAGACGGAAGCTGTACTGGCCGAGGTTTGCAGCGAGACAGGGGTAGGGCTGTCGTCGTATGCGCGGGAGCTCGGCGAACGGCAATGTTATTATGAGGTCAGCATTGGCGACCGGTACAGTCTTGCGCCTAAAGCGGATGTTCAGAAAGCGTTCCAGCTTCTTGGCGAAAAATTATCCAAACTTTCACGTTAA
- a CDS encoding acyltransferase, producing the protein MLAVLLIHTTANARTLVPWGSLSAPVYIAANQLSMFAVPVFLMMNGLVLFYRYHDDWSLKQAAAFYKKRIQFILVPYLLWSVLYYAGNQLIATHQVHVDAGKFWEMLVWGKSGYHLYFMVIVIQFYVVFPILMTLVRLLKLNGLAVLALGLIVQGVFYFIHHWVKPIDHFSALMPNYSLVFCTGAAIGMHYEWFAACWRQVWWTMGLGAAIGFMYILMLLSAEEGAHYWPPAYVILYNVYAVVMGVSLIWSGKIVCERLSGAVRAVLEFGAISFGVYLIHPMLLTIWRQLADPSPQNMYYHPYNLITYILLVAASWLIVRYTKRIKWSWMVWGR; encoded by the coding sequence ATGTTGGCTGTTTTGCTGATTCACACGACGGCAAACGCACGCACGCTAGTGCCGTGGGGAAGCTTGTCCGCGCCGGTCTACATCGCGGCCAACCAATTGAGCATGTTTGCCGTGCCTGTATTTTTAATGATGAACGGGCTGGTGTTGTTTTACCGCTATCATGACGATTGGAGCCTTAAGCAGGCAGCTGCTTTTTATAAAAAGCGGATTCAGTTTATTTTAGTGCCTTATCTGTTATGGTCTGTCCTTTATTATGCGGGGAATCAGCTTATTGCAACGCATCAGGTGCATGTTGACGCAGGCAAGTTTTGGGAAATGCTGGTTTGGGGCAAATCCGGCTACCATCTTTATTTTATGGTCATTGTCATTCAGTTTTATGTGGTGTTCCCGATACTGATGACCCTTGTTCGCCTGCTCAAGCTGAATGGGCTGGCCGTGCTGGCTTTAGGGCTTATCGTGCAGGGCGTCTTTTATTTTATCCACCATTGGGTGAAGCCGATTGACCATTTTTCAGCGCTGATGCCGAATTACTCCCTTGTGTTCTGCACCGGAGCGGCAATCGGCATGCATTATGAATGGTTTGCCGCCTGCTGGCGGCAAGTATGGTGGACCATGGGATTAGGCGCAGCCATCGGGTTCATGTATATTCTGATGCTGCTTTCAGCGGAAGAAGGCGCGCATTACTGGCCGCCCGCTTATGTGATTTTGTACAATGTATACGCCGTTGTAATGGGAGTCAGCTTAATCTGGTCGGGTAAAATCGTCTGTGAACGCTTATCCGGAGCCGTTCGGGCTGTGCTCGAATTTGGCGCGATCTCGTTTGGCGTTTATTTGATTCACCCGATGCTGCTCACCATCTGGCGGCAATTGGCCGATCCGTCTCCGCAAAATATGTATTATCATCCGTACAACCTCATTACGTATATTTTGCTGGTAGCAGCTTCCTGGCTGATTGTGCGGTATACGAAACGTATAAAATGGTCTTGGATGGTATGGGGAAGATAA
- a CDS encoding GerAB/ArcD/ProY family transporter, with protein MIHVSKYQIFTLMTVFQLGSTIIFGFAADAGRNAWISTLISSVLGMCIVLLYWSIFHLSGGLSLVEWCPALLGKWIGIPLAWLFPLVFLYDSARIVSDIRFLFPITILHGTPNWLIAITFLLVILYVLFSGYEVLARMSGFFFPLILLSLLLEIVLLFFSGRIHLPNLLPVLGEGWGKVWQTVWPSGLMQTYGESIEFAMFWGFVAQKKQLPFTVAGACILSGLCITLLDVLAITGMGEHVFQQMMYPSFALLKLSNVVDLLENLDAIGVSYLTLTAFTKLTLHLFAAVYCIRKLLAAAGDKAIILTSVVVAFFVSMTMVVSFNGHLEVATTVLPQRLWLPLFLYLPAVLFLMACVKQKRRSAQHD; from the coding sequence ATGATCCATGTTTCAAAGTATCAAATATTCACCTTGATGACGGTATTTCAGCTGGGCAGTACAATTATTTTTGGTTTCGCGGCCGATGCGGGGAGAAATGCTTGGATTTCTACGCTGATCAGCTCCGTGTTAGGGATGTGCATTGTGCTGCTATATTGGAGCATCTTTCATTTAAGCGGCGGACTATCCCTGGTGGAATGGTGTCCCGCGCTGCTGGGCAAATGGATCGGTATTCCGCTTGCATGGCTGTTTCCGCTTGTGTTCCTCTATGACTCGGCCAGAATTGTAAGCGACATCCGGTTTTTATTCCCAATTACAATTTTGCATGGCACGCCAAACTGGTTAATTGCCATCACGTTTCTGCTTGTCATTCTCTATGTCCTGTTTAGCGGTTATGAAGTGCTTGCGCGGATGAGCGGATTCTTTTTTCCATTAATCCTGCTGTCGCTGCTGCTGGAAATCGTGCTGCTCTTTTTCTCTGGAAGAATCCATTTACCGAATTTGCTTCCTGTGCTTGGTGAAGGGTGGGGCAAGGTTTGGCAGACGGTATGGCCGTCAGGCCTTATGCAAACCTACGGGGAAAGCATTGAATTTGCGATGTTTTGGGGATTTGTCGCCCAAAAGAAGCAGCTGCCGTTTACAGTGGCGGGAGCGTGCATTTTGTCGGGCTTATGCATCACGCTGCTTGATGTGCTGGCTATTACAGGGATGGGCGAGCACGTATTTCAGCAAATGATGTATCCGTCGTTTGCGCTATTGAAGTTGTCCAATGTCGTGGACCTGCTGGAAAATTTGGACGCTATCGGAGTAAGTTATTTGACCTTGACTGCTTTTACAAAGCTGACGCTTCATTTGTTTGCAGCTGTCTACTGTATCCGCAAGCTGCTGGCGGCTGCGGGGGATAAAGCGATTATTTTGACGTCTGTCGTCGTTGCTTTTTTCGTCTCGATGACGATGGTTGTCAGCTTTAACGGACATTTGGAAGTAGCGACGACCGTGCTGCCCCAGCGGCTGTGGCTTCCGTTGTTTTTATATTTGCCGGCGGTATTATTTCTAATGGCTTGTGTAAAGCAAAAGAGGAGGAGCGCTCAGCATGATTGA